The DNA window caatctgcccaagtggcatggcctgcttcccgggcatgatgccatggaaaggtggtCGGATTGGGCGGACACATGCCCGGTCGACGCCCatttcatcgagcgtcttggcatacatgatgttgaggccgctgcctccgtccatcagtattttggtgaggcacttcgtgccgatgatcgggttgaccacgagcggatatctcctCGGATGCGGAACGCTCTCTGGGTGgttggtccgatcgaaggttatggtggactctgaccatcggaggaaggccgtatagacctcgcggtgcATGACCTTCTGACGATGTTTGGAGTCGTTTGCCgccgatcctccaaagatcatgaggcaaccatctGGTGTCGGAAAGCCATGCTCCCCtaaaggaccctgcccccaccaTGGACAATGCCGAGGAGAAGGTCACGCACCGCGAGGTCTATATGACTAAACCGGCCACACCGGCTCTCCTTTGTTGGAACCTCCGAACAAGAACCGCCGCATGAGGCTagagtccttgtacagatgctccaccgggaaagcatggttcgggcatggcccctcgagtattttttcaaagtggtttggagtgccctccatgggcttccgaccacccttgcggtcagcagcggccacgagcgagtcctcacgccgttgcttcttgttcttccttttggcagaacaATTGGAGGCGCCCTCGCCGgcgccctcgtcccgccttgccttgccctcgagacgatcgaagatcgctccaaccgcttcttctcctgaggcatggctgatggcgatgtccaggagttccttggtggttcatgggcccttacgtcctagcttatgaaccaaagactcacaggtagtcccggacaggaaagctcctataatgtcGGTGTCGACGACATTAtaggagctcgttgcactatcgggagaagcgctggatatacccacggagggtttcaccAGCCTTCTACCgtcagtttttgaggtcccatgggttcccagggtgctTATACATGCCTTGGAAGTTCTCcataaagatctccttcagatctgcCCAACTCTGGATTGTGTTGGActgtaggtgttccaaccacgctcgtgccgaatcggctaagaacagtggaaggttgtggataatgaagtcatcattatccacaccaccggaTTGGTAGACAagtcgatagtctttgagccataatCCGGGATTTGTTTCCCCGgagtactttgggatattggtcggtggtcggtaccttagCGGGAAAGTAGCGTTAAGGATGTGACGGCCGAAGGCTTGAGGGCTCGGCTGGACAAGGCTCGGGCTTCGGTTcttgccgctgtcgtagcgtctgccgcgacgaggatgatagccatggcggGCTCCTTCTCTCGGGTCACTGTAGGTACGTCTACAGGCATCGAGGGTGCTGCGTGCGTCGCGGTTGTGGTCGAGACGCTGATGTACCGGGACCTCGGCGCGCTGCCTACCGCCCTACAGTGCCTGGTGGACCGACGCGTCCCTACCGGGCTACTCGGAGAGCCTGCGTTGGCTGATGTCGAGCTCGCGTCGCCGAGACAATGAACTTTCTGCTTGTTGCAcagccgcacgctcgagtagcgtgcgaatctcaggTGGGCCCGATGGTCCACGACCGTCGTGGCCTCTGGAAGTCCATGGAGCAGGGCTGCtgtagcggcgatgttctggcttgcctgggcGAAGTGAGGGTGGGCTTCATCGTcggcgatgatcctccggtttacgtcgtgggccatggcgcgtgcacgcccaccgtctctgcGGCGTTCGATCTCCCAATCAAGCTCCACGCATTCCTGGTCAAGCTGGAGTCACGCATCCTCAATCTCCTGGTgtcgggctttcagctgctccacccccatgcgaggtggggccactgtctccCCTCGGCCTCGTCGCCGAGGTTGTtcgccggggtagcctcctcctcgagaacgcttttgacgtgtcccttgggggtacctgccatgaagcattcccgggaggggtgatggctccacctactggagtcagagtcagagggcgACCCCGGCCCCTctgcgaggaggccatggagagaTTCCGTgacatgttcgatcacccccacaaaCTCGTTGTTCATGGAGAATGGGATCATGCgctatgccacaaggtggctagcgGTTACCGCGGCGTTGCAGAGACCGAACAGAAGCAACATTGGGGTGCTCCATGCGGGGTGTTCCaaagagagggtgaggcggcgtgGGTCCGCCCTGGATGGCTGGGGTCCCAGGGAGACACCgcgctggcgctcaagcctcccatagttaaggccgatggaggggagaggttggatggcggtgtgagccaatgccaactctcctcccaccgtgacgatgaagtctaggtcaccgaagcGCATGTGTGCGCCCGACACCTAGTTGAttccatggctagccatccgtgaCCTGATGTTAACGTCGGaacgcgcaaaggtcccctacctggcgcgccaactatcggtgtttcgagtaaacaccaactaataaatgtgtatttgttGCACGttgggctcggatggtgtgctaaaagacacaatgtttatactggtttgggcagaatgtctctacgtccagtttgctactgctgctcgtgttattagcactgaaaggttcatagtagggggtacaaatagttgagagagggacgggtcccaagtctctgatggaaaggctgaaagggcgctgagagcttggttgctgctcagctgtgtgttatgtgatgcgtggtgtgttcaATTGAttcatccccttagtggggtgccctgtcctcccttttatagatcaagggggagaaggGATTATAgacgggagaaagaggaaaaaccagagGCAGAGAAGGTCCGTCGAAGGTGTCGGGtcctccttttcctttgagcctgccctgctgacacgacagacggtgctagggatatcatgttcgctgatcctgatagggccatggtctggcttcattcagcaagtggtcacgtcccatccctcTGTGGCGGGCGACGCGGCGCGCCAGGGTGCTGAgccatgaccctacggggagcagatggcgtagaggccccacgtttgttactgtagatgacatgagtttcctcctggaccgtattggttgtcgtatgcttccgtCAGTATtcgtgtccgagggcaaatgccggtgcctataacactgtaggacaaatatcggcgcccacaacactgtttggttCTGACATgcttggaagggcttaaagcacccgtctggtcatatcctgatggtacttttccTGCAGATGTGCAAGGTAtgatcctcggtattgcggttgacttgagtgccacGCCTTATCTGCgcacgtagttatgaaggagcagcgcatagatgtctggcgaggcggagcctacccccgGACGTCctgtgaggcggagccagcccttggacgtTGGGCgatgcggagccagccctcggacgttggcgaggcggagcctgccctcagacgtcgggcgaggcggagccagccctcagtcgtcgggcgaggcggagtctgttcccagacgtcgggcgaggtggagtctagccctcgggggtcgagcgaggcggagccagccctcggacgtcgggcgaggcagagtttgcCCCCAGAcgtcgcgcgaggcggagttcagccctcgggggtcgggcgaggcggagccagccctcggacgtcgggcgaggcagagtctgccccagacgtcgggcgaggtggagtccagccctcgggggtcgggcgaggcggagccagccctcagtggtcgggcgagacggagccaaccttcggtcgttgagcaagaagtgtagttgcgttcttgtctgttcggaagcatcaacgtttgatggttattagctcctcccctTTAGGTACCCCAGTATTCGGTCCCCGACAATTTTCCTGGTCATATTTTAGCTGTCAACACATCAGTGTTTAAAATCGCCAGCTAAGCCTCTTAGCTGTTGTCCTCGGCAACAGCTAAgtgcagctatagccggagatagctgCAGCTAAGAGATTTAGCTGATTTTACAAAAGTCAGAAAAAAACATGAAACATTGGATCCATGACCTTCAAACATAGCAAAATAATGAATCCATGACCATCAGACATCGGTAAAACTAAGCATAGATTGAACAAGCACGGATCTTTAATGGATTGCAGTGAATTTGAAACTTGCCGGATTGCTCTGCCATAGTGTTTACACCTGGAACTAGTGGTGCTTGGGAAGAACCGAAGGAGAGAACTAGACTGGGGATTTCAGTGTCTGCAACTTGGAGTTCTTACTTCTTAGCTGCCTCCCACGCCTCTCGTAGCTGCGTCCACCGCTGCTCGCCGCCTCCGTCGCCGCCAAAGCTTCGTAGCCACCTCCGCCTTGTGGGTCTGCTCGTTGACACTCGCCGCCTTCGCCTTGGGGGAGAGGAAGATGGTGCAGTGCCACCGTCTTCAATCATGCACCGCGTCTCCGATTCCATTCTAGCGCCGCGCTGCTGTCTTCAGAACGGCGCCCCGCCGCCGTCTTcagtccaccgccgccgccgccgccgcttttgGGAGAGAGACGGGTGGGAGAGAATAGATAGAGGAGGATAGGGTTCTGAATGGTGAAGCTAGAGTGGGCTGCAATTTCGTGCCTTCGTGGGCTGCCGTTCCGTGGGCCACAGTCCTTTTTGGGCCATTTGCTTTTAGCTGCCGCTAAACAAGCCATGAATTAGCGGCTATCGCCGGTTATCTCCGGCTATTAGCATTCACCATTGTTTAGCGCTAAAAGTTGCTTCTCCTATCTATTTCTTTCCCGCTATAGcaggagatttaaaaccttgcgACACATTGATAAGAGGCATGCATAAAACATCAATGATAAAAAAGGTACTAGTATGACCAAAACCGTCTTCAATCAATCTGTTTTATCTACATTTTATTTGGGTTCAAATACAAATTGGGAACTTGTGCATCATCAGAAGCATCTATGAGCTAAGAATGTTCAGAGCAACCCTGCTCTGAATCAACCTCCTGAACAGAATacccacaccatctccaaggtcTCCCATGCTGCGCTCAAGCGCCTGCAACTGCCGCTCCTCACACACAACCTTTCTTTTCAGGAACCTCTTGGACACAAGGGACCATTTGCTCGCGTTTGGACTGCCAATTTGCTCCGGCAAGAGCCGCGACACGGATTCAAGCAGGTAAACAGCCGTCTCCCTGGCTTCTGCCATTAGTCTGACCACTCTGCAACCTTCAGCAGTAGCTTTGCTGCTCGTCTTCTTCAGAGGCTTGTGTGCCTTCTTCGCCAGACGGACAAATGACTCGATTTTGATATGGACAGCTGCGTCATCTCCTCTCCTGAGCACCAGGCGCAGCTCCTGGA is part of the Miscanthus floridulus cultivar M001 chromosome 9, ASM1932011v1, whole genome shotgun sequence genome and encodes:
- the LOC136483742 gene encoding uncharacterized protein yields the protein MACHQRSTSLPSLPHSTESNLEQELQTLKSRIASPSATIDTTCDGLRRLGNLYSCIEEMLCLPSNQALTQQRKMAYEELDRSLALIDLCSAMQESLAELKTSVQELRLVLRRGDDAAVHIKIESFVRLAKKAHKPLKKTSSKATAEGCRVVRLMAEARETAVYLLESVSRLLPEQIGSPNASKWSLVSKRFLKRKVVCEERQLQALERSMGDLGDGVGILFRRLIQSRVALNILSS